From Rhodovastum atsumiense, a single genomic window includes:
- a CDS encoding UDP-N-acetylmuramoyl-L-alanyl-D-glutamate--2,6-diaminopimelate ligase → MRAIPDLPARDWHDAAGLDFAGVTADSRRVKDGYLFAALPGSRADGRLFIADAVARGAAAVLAPEGTAWPDTVPARPLILDPEPRRRLAQIAAALAGAQPDLVVAVTGTNGKTSTVEFLRQIWAASGQQAASLGTLGLHAPGFPPGPGLTTPDPETLADTLARLARAGVQHAAMEASSHGLDQFRLDGVHLAAGAFTNLTRDHLDYHGTLDAYRAAKLRLFRDLLAPGAPAVASGTLDAATLAALREIAAARRLGLQVVGEGGDSIRLLRTVPLPDGQVIEIETSGARHEITLALPGRFQTDNVLVAAALAQATGTRDVLAVLPRLTGVRGRMELAARLANGAAVYVDYAHTPDALERLLSALRPHTHARLHVVFGAGGDRDRGKRPLMGEAAARLADVAVVTDDNPRSEDPATIRAEVLAGCRAAGNGRGRDGGERRAAIASALSDLGPDDVLVVAGKGHEQGQTIAGMTLPFDDAETVRHLLGTASPRGQEEA, encoded by the coding sequence ATGCGAGCCATTCCGGACCTGCCGGCGCGGGACTGGCATGACGCGGCGGGGCTGGATTTCGCCGGCGTCACGGCCGACAGCCGGCGCGTGAAGGACGGATATCTTTTTGCCGCCCTGCCCGGCAGCCGGGCAGACGGGCGGCTTTTCATTGCGGATGCGGTCGCCCGTGGCGCCGCGGCCGTGCTCGCCCCCGAGGGCACCGCCTGGCCCGACACGGTGCCGGCGCGCCCGCTCATTCTCGACCCCGAACCACGCCGGCGGCTGGCGCAGATCGCCGCGGCACTGGCCGGCGCCCAGCCCGATCTGGTGGTGGCCGTCACCGGCACCAACGGCAAGACCAGCACGGTGGAATTCCTGCGCCAGATCTGGGCGGCATCCGGGCAGCAGGCAGCCAGCCTGGGCACGTTGGGGCTGCATGCGCCGGGCTTTCCGCCCGGTCCGGGCCTGACCACGCCCGATCCGGAAACGCTGGCCGACACCCTCGCCCGGCTCGCCCGCGCCGGCGTGCAGCACGCCGCGATGGAAGCCTCCTCGCACGGGCTGGATCAGTTCCGCCTCGACGGGGTGCACCTGGCCGCCGGGGCCTTCACCAACCTCACCCGCGACCACCTCGACTACCACGGCACGCTGGACGCCTATCGCGCCGCCAAGCTGCGGCTGTTCCGTGACTTGCTGGCACCGGGCGCGCCCGCGGTGGCAAGCGGCACGCTCGATGCCGCCACGCTGGCGGCGCTGCGCGAGATCGCCGCAGCCCGGCGGCTCGGATTGCAGGTGGTGGGCGAAGGCGGCGATTCGATCCGGCTGCTGCGCACCGTGCCGCTGCCGGACGGGCAGGTGATCGAAATCGAAACGAGCGGCGCGCGGCACGAGATCACCCTGGCGCTGCCGGGTCGGTTCCAGACCGACAACGTGCTGGTGGCGGCGGCGCTGGCACAGGCCACCGGCACGCGCGACGTGCTGGCCGTGCTGCCGCGCCTGACCGGCGTGCGCGGACGGATGGAACTGGCCGCGCGGCTGGCGAACGGCGCCGCGGTCTATGTCGATTACGCACACACGCCGGATGCACTGGAACGGCTGCTGAGCGCGCTGCGTCCGCACACCCATGCGCGCCTGCACGTGGTGTTCGGTGCCGGCGGCGACCGTGACCGCGGCAAGCGGCCATTGATGGGCGAAGCCGCGGCCCGGCTGGCCGATGTCGCCGTCGTCACCGACGACAATCCGCGCAGCGAGGATCCCGCCACCATTCGCGCCGAGGTGCTGGCCGGCTGCCGCGCGGCGGGCAACGGGCGCGGACGCGATGGCGGCGAGCGCCGGGCGGCGATCGCCTCGGCCCTGTCCGATCTCGGGCCGGACGATGTGCTGGTGGTGGCCGGCAAGGGCCATGAGCAGGGCCAGACCATCGCCGGCATGACCCTGCCCTTCGACGACGCCGAAACGGTGCGGCACCTGCTTGGAACTGCTTCCCCGCGTGGCCAGGAGGAAGCGTAG